ACTATTTTGGTTGCTCAATGTTATATTTCGATCGTTCACTTACAAATGTGTAGGAATCTTTGGAACTATATGAAATTgttgattttgtaataatttctttcttccttcGTATGTTTTGTAACATACTCTGGGTGATGGATTAGTTGCAAATTTctagtccaaaaaaaaaaaaaaagatgtcatGGGTTAATATGATGGATTACGTATATTTTACTAATTACATGTCATGGGTTAAACAAATTAATggttacttttgatttttcatagtggggttttttttttttgtttctagaaaTTGCAACTATAGTAGATTGGACACAAGATAACACCAATACCAAATTACCAACTATACTTTCttgattttaatataatttgaaaataagaCAAATGAATGATGCGAAAATTGACaataatttctttaacaaaaaagaaacagaaaattgACAATAACATAGcttgtatatatatcttacactTGCgttacacatttttttgttttgatcaaaATTACCATAATTCATAACACATTGCGTtacacataattaaataaacacaCAATAAAATGTGTCACAAGTTCCTTAGAGCTAAGTAAGCAAGTACTCTATAAGAAAGCAACATAATGGCAAGAGCCAAAACATCCCACATCATATTCCCAATCCTCAAATTCTTAATCCcttcataattcataacacTACAATGCAACCCTGATCCACATTCATAAACCTCATCCCATGTGTATTGAACCCCAACAAGAAGCTTGTAGCAATAATGGCTAAAGGAAACATACTTCAACCACGCGATGAAACCTGGTATATGTTGAATATAGTAACCTCCAGCTAGTAAGAACACTAGCATTAACACAGAAGACAATGTCGCTGCTTTCTTTGCGTCCATCAAGATTGCTCCTAGAGCTAACCCTACGCCttgagccactagaacattGTAGAGAACGATCATAAGAGTCATGAGGAATGTGGTTAAAGATGGCTTAAGACCTCCCATCCAATATGTGATTGTGACAAAGATCGTTGGAAGAATTAGTTCCATTGGTAAATCGCCAACTGTTCTTGCTATGTAGTAAGAGGAGAGTCTGTAGATTCCGGAGGATCGCTCTTTTATAAGCATCGGTCGTTCTTGAGGGAATGTGAAAATGGCATTGAAGAGAGGGAAGAATCCCCAGAAGATCGAGAAAAAGAACAATAAACCCACCTGTTATAgtgaaaaaagaatattaatgGGGCAATATATGACGTTTTATTATacgttaaattatatatgaattagtgttttttttgttggatgtaCTTTATTCTAAAGAAatgtattagtattattttatattctcGATCTGTAGCCAACAATCAATATTGTGTGATCATGTTTCTACATATATActttcaaagtttcaatttaGAAATTTcgtaatatatattgtatttgctgccaaaaggaaaaagtattttttgtttgatgccaactattttatatatttatgtttaagaAATCGAAATTCTAATGCCatggtttactttttttttttcttacctgATCTTGTATATGGAAAACGCGAGAATGCCACCATAAGAGACCAGAAAGCAAAGAAACAGACATGACCATAAATATTCTAAGTCCTGAAAATGATTCGTGACTTCTCTCCTTTAAACCTCGTTTCAGTAGAACTGAGAATTGCATCCACCAACTCGTTGGCCATCGATCTtcagaaaatccaaaaacaatgtCGTTATGataaatgaaaatcaacaaaaattttTTAAGTGTTATTACATAATGACTTGAACCAAGACTTACTTGTTAATGACTTTGTTCCCGATCTAGTGATCGTTTGATCTTGTGGAAATGTTCTTGAAACCTCTTCTTTCAAAGGTGGATACAAGTTCTTTTTGTAAGACGAAATTAACGATTGTTTCACTGAGTTTTGTTCTTCGAGCCGATCTAATCTTCCATTTATTTCGACTTGATcacaatattgttttgtatcCGAAATAATTcctgcaaaaaacaaaaaatgtatatatttccAATCATTGTTAAATAACAAGAACTGTATATACTATAGTCATAACCACATGATTTCTCCCACTATTaacaaaccttttctttctctttcaagattgatttaaattaagaaagcaaaaacCTTTTGTAATAAATATCCAAAGAATAGGATAGAATTGTCGTTGTCACATATCTCATGATGCAtgagcaaataaaaagaaagtgttTAACTTTATACCCGAACTTAGCTgtttcaatttatttcccttttCAAACTTAAAACACACAGTAAATGAATTTCGAAAAGATTTTGTAACTACCAATTGATCGGGACACGTAACGGTTCGTATTAGTGGTGCAGCCGTGTTATATAATTCACATTCAAATCAAATAGTATGCAACTATGCATGTATGAGTTATAGACGAcgataattaaaattaaaatatttagtacaTACCGTTAGCAAGATCAAGCACAAAATCAGCCGGGTTAACGAAACTCGAACCGGGTTGATACCCGATAGAACCAAAATACTCCATGACCCGACCCGAATCTCCACTATAAATCGGACATCCTTCCGATAAAACCAACACTTTATCGAACATACGATAAAGCCGGCTCGAAGGCTGATGAATCGTCGTTACCACCGTCCGGCCGCCACGTGCCAGCGATCTCAAGGTGGCCACTATACGGGCTGCCGTGGTTGAATCAAGACCTGACGT
The Camelina sativa cultivar DH55 chromosome 6, Cs, whole genome shotgun sequence genome window above contains:
- the LOC104790177 gene encoding ABC transporter G family member 21-like; protein product: MMPPNEKESRFSKTPGANRHETSPVQENRFSSPSHVIPCLDDDDDYDGPSNQSRQSSVLRQSLRPITLKFEELAYSIKSQTEKGSYWFGSQEPKLNRLILNGVSGIVKPGELLAMLGPSGSGKTTLVTALAGRLQGKLSGTVSYNGTPFTSSVKRKTGFVTQDDVLYPHLTVMETLTYTALLRLPKELTRKEKLEQAETVVSDLGLTRCCHSVVGGGLIRGISGGERKRVSIGQEMLVNPSLLLLDEPTSGLDSTTAARIVATLRSLARGGRTVVTTIHQPSSRLYRMFDKVLVLSEGCPIYSGDSGRVMEYFGSIGYQPGSSFVNPADFVLDLANGIISDTKQYCDQVEINGRLDRLEEQNSVKQSLISSYKKNLYPPLKEEVSRTFPQDQTITRSGTKSLTNRWPTSWWMQFSVLLKRGLKERSHESFSGLRIFMVMSVSLLSGLLWWHSRVFHIQDQVGLLFFFSIFWGFFPLFNAIFTFPQERPMLIKERSSGIYRLSSYYIARTVGDLPMELILPTIFVTITYWMGGLKPSLTTFLMTLMIVLYNVLVAQGVGLALGAILMDAKKAATLSSVLMLVFLLAGGYYIQHIPGFIAWLKYVSFSHYCYKLLVGVQYTWDEVYECGSGLHCSVMNYEGIKNLRIGNMMWDVLALAIMLLSYRVLAYLALRNL